One segment of Candidatus Spechtbacterales bacterium DNA contains the following:
- a CDS encoding trypsin-like peptidase domain-containing protein, producing MLKENEHIKEVIKRVTPAVISIVITKDLPKVEGFYKMPINGKQYMVPKFKKGEKEAVKIGGGSGFFISPDGIVLTNSHVVQDPKADYTAFLDHDEETKRELKVIARDPIHDVAICKIEGANFPYLELGSSRGLELGEYVIAVGNALGEFSNTVSLGIVSGLSRFITAQHGDQKHTERLRGLIQTDAAINPGNSGGPLVNLDGKVIGLNTAVVFGAQNIGFSIPIDQARKDLEEVKQYGHVRLPFLGVRYLILDTSIQKENKLPVDYGALIMRETLGDTAVVPGSTAEKAGLQEFDIILEVDGKKITPELTIQDVIQEHKIGDKVKAKIMREGKEHEIDIELEEKKK from the coding sequence ATGCTTAAAGAAAATGAACACATTAAAGAAGTTATAAAAAGAGTAACTCCGGCGGTTATCAGTATTGTAATTACAAAAGATTTACCTAAAGTAGAAGGTTTTTATAAGATGCCTATAAACGGCAAGCAGTACATGGTGCCTAAATTTAAAAAAGGCGAAAAAGAGGCGGTAAAGATAGGCGGAGGAAGTGGTTTTTTTATATCTCCGGACGGAATAGTTTTAACGAATAGTCATGTTGTACAGGATCCAAAGGCGGATTATACAGCATTTTTGGACCATGATGAAGAAACAAAACGAGAACTTAAGGTAATAGCCCGCGACCCCATACATGACGTTGCAATTTGCAAGATAGAGGGCGCGAATTTTCCATATCTGGAACTTGGAAGCTCTCGCGGACTTGAGCTTGGAGAGTACGTTATTGCCGTGGGAAATGCTCTTGGTGAGTTTTCAAATACGGTGAGCTTGGGTATAGTTTCAGGGCTTAGTCGTTTTATAACAGCCCAGCATGGAGACCAAAAACACACAGAGCGTCTGCGGGGTCTTATACAAACAGACGCGGCAATAAATCCGGGAAACTCAGGAGGTCCGTTGGTTAATTTAGACGGAAAAGTTATAGGGCTCAATACAGCAGTTGTGTTTGGCGCTCAAAATATCGGTTTTAGCATACCAATTGACCAGGCAAGAAAAGATCTTGAAGAGGTAAAACAGTACGGACACGTAAGACTTCCCTTTCTCGGCGTGCGCTATTTAATACTTGACACAAGTATCCAAAAAGAAAACAAGCTCCCGGTGGATTATGGCGCGCTTATTATGCGGGAAACCTTGGGAGATACCGCCGTTGTACCCGGCTCAACTGCAGAAAAAGCCGGTCTTCAAGAATTTGATATTATACTGGAAGTGGACGGTAAAAAGATAACCCCTGAGCTTACAATTCAGGATGTTATACAAGAGCATAAAATAGGGGACAAAGTTAAAGCGAAGATTATGAGAGAGGGTAAAGAACATGAAATAGATATTGAGTTGGAGGAAAAGAAAAAATAA
- a CDS encoding mechanosensitive ion channel family protein, with translation MLNTYTEQITSWLISPGLKILILITGVYIAHKFVDRLIEKAIQKLIPEEKFADKEEEKQREDTLIRVTTVTLHIALWIIGGMMILSELGVNIGPLIAAAGIGGLALGFGGQYLIRDVINGLFVLMENQYNVGDVVCFDATCGLVESVNLRRTVLRDMDGTVHTVPNGEIKIASNMSHEFARINLNMGVGYGDDLEKVISVINRVGEDLAEDPEWKEHITEKPEFLRVHEFADSAVIVKILGETKPLQQWAVTGELRKRLKIAFDREGIEIPFNQIVVHNPPSSQ, from the coding sequence ATGTTAAATACGTATACAGAGCAGATAACAAGCTGGCTCATAAGTCCGGGGCTTAAAATACTTATCCTGATAACAGGGGTTTATATAGCCCATAAATTTGTAGACAGGTTAATTGAAAAAGCAATACAAAAACTTATCCCTGAAGAAAAATTTGCGGACAAAGAAGAAGAAAAACAAAGGGAAGACACGCTTATACGTGTAACAACGGTAACTCTTCATATTGCCCTTTGGATTATAGGAGGAATGATGATACTTTCGGAGCTTGGAGTAAATATCGGTCCACTTATTGCCGCTGCGGGAATCGGTGGCCTTGCTTTGGGTTTTGGGGGGCAGTATCTTATACGCGATGTCATAAACGGACTATTTGTGCTTATGGAAAACCAATACAACGTCGGGGATGTTGTCTGTTTTGACGCAACATGCGGACTTGTTGAGAGTGTTAACCTGCGCCGTACTGTTTTGCGCGACATGGACGGAACAGTACACACTGTTCCAAATGGAGAAATAAAGATAGCATCAAACATGAGCCATGAGTTTGCGAGAATAAACCTTAATATGGGAGTGGGCTATGGAGACGATCTTGAAAAAGTAATAAGTGTAATAAACCGCGTAGGAGAAGATCTCGCAGAGGACCCTGAGTGGAAAGAACACATAACAGAGAAACCTGAATTCCTAAGAGTTCATGAATTTGCCGATTCTGCCGTAATAGTAAAAATACTTGGAGAAACAAAACCACTGCAGCAGTGGGCGGTTACGGGAGAGTTGAGAAAAAGACTTAAGATAGCCTTTGACAGAGAGGGAATTGAAATACCCTTTAACCAGATAGTGGTTCACAATCCACCCAGCTCTCAATAG
- a CDS encoding SemiSWEET transporter encodes MNTVTLLGLVAAGFTTFSFAPQVIKSWRLKETRDISLGMYTAFCTGVFLWAVYGFLVGDLPIIVANIITFIFAVSVLFLKLKYK; translated from the coding sequence ATGAATACAGTTACATTGTTGGGGTTGGTGGCAGCCGGTTTTACAACCTTCTCTTTTGCCCCGCAGGTAATTAAAAGCTGGAGGCTAAAAGAGACACGAGACATATCTTTAGGCATGTATACTGCTTTTTGCACAGGTGTTTTCCTTTGGGCGGTTTATGGATTTTTGGTTGGCGATCTGCCAATAATTGTCGCGAATATTATTACATTTATTTTTGCAGTATCTGTTTTGTTTCTCAAGTTAAAATATAAGTAG
- a CDS encoding DapH/DapD/GlmU-related protein — translation MLDIQTIIGVLLVVAVAYAFTNRKKAVVSLRIRKFSKAGVKFVDPTRTYIEKGVRIGRGTKIYPNVYLYSGTQVGEDCVIYPEVHLFESEIGYGCTIWPGVSIVDTTLRGGNEVHKGVRMVRSFVGKHTTIDSFSLVKDSVIGAKSKVGPMAYVRDKSILGKKVEVANIEIVRSHIGEGTKAKHGRYIGDATIGKNCNIGAGTVFCNYDGSQKHKAILGDDVFVGSGVMLIAPITLGKKSFIAAGSVVSRDVSEETLAVARGQKHTHMIFNDVLNSEYPEYIRDAVEKDEEGWKLKKTRR, via the coding sequence TTGTTAGATATTCAAACCATTATAGGTGTTTTACTTGTTGTAGCTGTCGCATATGCATTCACTAACCGCAAAAAAGCTGTTGTGAGCCTTAGGATACGAAAGTTTTCAAAAGCCGGAGTAAAGTTTGTAGACCCAACAAGAACATACATTGAAAAAGGTGTTCGCATAGGCAGAGGTACTAAAATATACCCGAATGTATATTTGTATTCGGGAACACAGGTGGGTGAAGATTGTGTAATATATCCAGAAGTACATCTGTTTGAATCAGAGATTGGATATGGATGTACAATATGGCCCGGTGTCAGTATTGTTGATACAACGTTACGCGGAGGCAATGAGGTTCACAAGGGTGTCAGAATGGTTCGCTCATTTGTGGGAAAACATACCACAATTGACTCTTTTTCTCTTGTTAAGGATTCTGTTATAGGCGCCAAATCCAAAGTAGGACCGATGGCATACGTGCGCGATAAAAGCATTTTGGGTAAAAAAGTAGAAGTCGCAAATATTGAAATTGTGCGTTCACATATCGGAGAGGGTACAAAAGCAAAGCACGGCAGGTACATAGGAGACGCAACCATAGGTAAAAACTGCAATATAGGCGCGGGGACCGTATTTTGTAATTATGACGGCTCTCAAAAGCACAAAGCAATTCTGGGGGACGATGTGTTTGTCGGGAGCGGAGTAATGCTTATTGCACCCATAACCTTGGGTAAAAAAAGCTTTATTGCTGCGGGGTCTGTCGTAAGTCGTGACGTTTCAGAAGAAACACTTGCTGTGGCGCGCGGACAAAAGCACACACATATGATATTCAATGATGTTTTAAACTCAGAATATCCCGAGTATATAAGAGACGCTGTAGAAAAAGATGAAGAGGGTTGGAAACTTAAAAAAACGCGGAGATAA
- the infB gene encoding translation initiation factor IF-2, with protein MVNNTSKNKIRPPVVVIVGHVDHGKTSILDYIRQSKVAEKETGGITQHTGAYQIEHPSTNSAPKGGQAGQEKKKITFIDTPGHEAFSAMRSRGVKVADIAVLVVAADDGVMPQTKEAISIIQKNGLPYVVAINKIDKPEADPQKLKNQLLESNVLLEGYGGQIPSVQLSAQTGEGVDDLLDTINLIAELEELTSEDGESLEAVVVEASMDSQRGAQATLLIRKGHLKTGATIAGSTTWAKIKSMEDFAGEQIKEADPSSPVVITGLASVPQVGEKFVEVANQKEAEERMQRKERKEEEGSLLEVEDGQKVVNIILKSDVEGTLEAVHSVLRSIDNEHIKLRILQEGVGEITDSDVRLAGNGKALVVGFRIKPNSTAKNLVELQGVNVVTYETIYDLVEGVRSAILDYIEPETTEESIGKFKVVKIFRTETSRMIVGGKIIEGELKRGATLNVIREDKVIGKGKLNQLKSVDKAIERAEKGEEAGILFDGGVKLEEGDILEALEKRTSKPIL; from the coding sequence ATGGTAAATAATACTTCTAAAAATAAAATAAGACCACCGGTTGTTGTAATAGTGGGGCACGTGGATCATGGTAAGACTTCCATTTTGGACTACATACGACAAAGCAAGGTGGCAGAAAAAGAGACCGGAGGGATTACCCAGCATACGGGCGCTTATCAGATAGAGCACCCTTCGACAAACTCCGCGCCAAAGGGCGGGCAGGCAGGACAGGAAAAGAAAAAGATTACCTTTATAGATACACCCGGACACGAAGCTTTTAGCGCTATGAGGTCGCGGGGAGTTAAGGTTGCCGATATTGCGGTTTTGGTTGTTGCCGCCGATGATGGTGTTATGCCACAAACCAAAGAGGCTATTTCTATAATACAAAAGAACGGCCTTCCGTATGTTGTAGCTATAAATAAGATAGATAAACCTGAAGCAGATCCGCAAAAACTTAAGAATCAACTTTTGGAAAGTAATGTTTTGCTTGAAGGATATGGGGGTCAAATTCCCAGTGTTCAACTTTCAGCGCAGACAGGAGAGGGTGTGGATGACCTTTTGGATACCATAAATCTTATCGCCGAGCTGGAAGAGTTAACATCGGAGGATGGCGAATCCCTAGAAGCCGTTGTTGTTGAAGCTTCTATGGATTCTCAGAGAGGCGCGCAGGCAACACTGCTTATAAGGAAGGGACACCTTAAGACAGGGGCTACTATAGCGGGCTCAACTACTTGGGCAAAAATAAAAAGCATGGAAGATTTTGCAGGGGAACAGATTAAGGAAGCGGACCCCTCTTCTCCGGTTGTAATAACCGGCCTTGCCTCTGTGCCGCAAGTTGGAGAAAAATTTGTTGAAGTCGCTAACCAGAAAGAGGCTGAAGAGAGAATGCAAAGAAAGGAGCGTAAAGAGGAAGAGGGGAGTCTCTTGGAAGTTGAAGATGGACAAAAGGTTGTAAATATAATTTTAAAAAGTGATGTTGAGGGCACTCTTGAGGCGGTACACAGCGTTTTGCGTTCTATAGATAACGAGCATATAAAGTTAAGAATATTGCAAGAGGGAGTGGGAGAGATAACAGATTCGGATGTTCGGCTTGCCGGTAATGGAAAAGCTCTTGTGGTTGGCTTTAGAATAAAACCCAACTCTACGGCTAAAAACCTCGTGGAGCTACAAGGAGTTAATGTGGTAACATACGAAACAATTTATGATCTTGTAGAGGGAGTACGCTCTGCTATTTTGGACTATATAGAGCCCGAAACCACCGAGGAGAGCATAGGAAAGTTTAAGGTGGTAAAGATATTTAGAACAGAGACATCCCGGATGATAGTCGGAGGTAAAATTATAGAGGGAGAACTTAAAAGGGGTGCAACTTTAAATGTTATTCGCGAGGATAAGGTTATAGGAAAAGGTAAATTGAATCAATTAAAAAGCGTGGATAAGGCAATAGAAAGAGCTGAAAAAGGAGAGGAGGCAGGTATTTTATTTGATGGAGGAGTAAAACTTGAGGAAGGGGATATATTAGAAGCATTGGAAAAAAGAACATCTAAACCTATATTGTAA
- a CDS encoding DUF4446 family protein, which yields MEILPWIFIGLLLVGQIGLFLRISRIAKKIDKALGGAKSKSIMKMLAHAMERYEVVEKDFKRIFEEDAKNKDLMRSMVQKVGVVRFNPFADMGGEQSFCIALMDGEDDGVLLTYLHSKDGGKSYIKKMKKGESEYALSEEEKKALKEANK from the coding sequence ATGGAAATATTACCTTGGATTTTTATAGGACTGCTTTTGGTCGGACAAATTGGCCTTTTTTTACGGATATCACGTATTGCGAAAAAGATAGATAAGGCTCTCGGGGGAGCAAAGAGTAAATCCATAATGAAGATGCTGGCGCATGCGATGGAGCGTTATGAAGTTGTTGAAAAAGATTTTAAGCGTATATTTGAAGAAGACGCAAAAAATAAAGATTTAATGCGCAGTATGGTTCAAAAAGTGGGAGTAGTGCGTTTTAATCCTTTTGCCGATATGGGTGGAGAGCAGAGTTTTTGTATTGCTCTTATGGACGGAGAAGATGACGGTGTTTTATTGACCTATTTGCATAGTAAGGATGGGGGAAAATCGTATATCAAAAAAATGAAAAAAGGAGAAAGTGAGTACGCGCTTTCCGAAGAAGAGAAAAAAGCATTAAAAGAGGCTAATAAATAG
- a CDS encoding MFS transporter encodes MTTLHEHLNRYFPHINKELKEFYASIAIRGFAVYLVTIFEPIYVYINLGYSLPKTFLYFGVISLVFGLLSPFTARLTVRYGSKHTMLISIPFLFVYYVGLWNIEHLGFFVIFLPLLSALDRALFWPAYHIAFTRLTDKGRRGQEVSLRTMILSAVAAVAPFAGGFMIQHFGGFALLFAVVLALLFASSVPLLISKDVHEKSRHSFLQPFKQIFSRKYRRKAVAFASSAGDLALEEYVWPIFLFTLAINFETLGLIISATLLFGMVFTFYIGRKSDAVGHGRVLAVGSFLDAVIWPFKIFVLTPLNAFLSDVLHRFARTSSYIPFGALFYEWVGEDEKERDKLVIFREVVLNVTRGVFLFFLAILFTLNIPLNYMFALGPLFALGLLFMIDKPKKFIHDVAEDVEPM; translated from the coding sequence ATGACAACATTACACGAACATTTGAATAGATATTTTCCACATATAAACAAAGAGCTTAAAGAGTTTTATGCTTCTATTGCTATAAGGGGGTTTGCCGTATATCTGGTTACTATATTTGAACCCATATATGTTTATATAAATTTGGGTTATTCACTGCCAAAGACGTTTTTATATTTCGGGGTTATATCTCTTGTGTTCGGGCTTCTTTCTCCTTTTACAGCACGCCTTACTGTTAGATACGGCTCCAAACACACAATGTTGATAAGTATTCCCTTTTTGTTTGTCTATTATGTGGGACTTTGGAATATTGAGCATTTAGGATTTTTTGTTATCTTTTTACCTTTACTCTCAGCTTTAGACAGAGCCCTGTTTTGGCCCGCGTATCATATAGCTTTTACACGTTTAACAGATAAAGGCCGGCGTGGACAAGAGGTTAGTTTGCGTACAATGATACTTTCGGCTGTTGCTGCGGTAGCTCCTTTTGCGGGCGGGTTTATGATACAGCACTTTGGCGGGTTTGCTTTGTTGTTCGCTGTTGTGCTCGCTTTACTTTTTGCTTCATCTGTTCCTCTGCTTATATCTAAGGATGTGCACGAGAAAAGTCGCCACTCTTTTTTACAACCTTTTAAACAGATATTCAGTCGAAAATACAGGAGAAAAGCTGTCGCTTTTGCCTCTTCAGCCGGAGACTTGGCCTTGGAAGAGTATGTTTGGCCTATATTTTTGTTTACCCTGGCAATTAACTTTGAAACTCTGGGGCTTATAATCTCTGCCACACTGCTCTTTGGTATGGTATTTACCTTTTATATAGGTAGAAAAAGCGATGCTGTGGGACACGGGCGGGTTCTTGCCGTAGGCTCTTTTTTGGATGCTGTTATCTGGCCGTTTAAGATATTTGTTCTTACGCCGCTTAACGCGTTTTTGTCCGATGTGTTGCACCGTTTTGCGCGCACCTCCAGTTACATACCTTTTGGAGCTCTGTTCTATGAGTGGGTGGGAGAAGACGAAAAGGAGCGTGATAAGCTTGTTATATTTCGCGAGGTTGTTTTAAATGTTACCCGTGGAGTATTCCTCTTCTTTTTGGCTATACTCTTTACTTTGAATATACCTCTTAATTATATGTTTGCCCTTGGTCCACTCTTTGCGCTCGGGCTTTTATTTATGATAGATAAGCCCAAAAAATTTATACACGATGTGGCTGAAGATGTTGAGCCCATGTAA
- a CDS encoding L-threonylcarbamoyladenylate synthase, whose amino-acid sequence MIRIKLTEENLESVAKKAAEHIRQGEVVIFPTDTLYGLGVDALKTTSVEKLFALKKRPASKPVPVFVKNIEMAKEFAFIDKKKEAVLERLWPGPFTVVLDKKEDISDRLSAGTGKVGLRMPADNFCLELLRRFEGPITGSSANVSGMSSYSDIDAILRQFKEYSEEPAFVVDAGVLEEKEPSTVVDLTGAHPRILRMNQTTLKKLKEVFDNLDTRS is encoded by the coding sequence ATGATTAGAATAAAGTTAACAGAAGAAAACTTAGAATCGGTAGCAAAAAAAGCAGCCGAACATATCAGACAGGGAGAGGTGGTAATTTTTCCCACAGATACTCTTTACGGTCTTGGAGTAGATGCGTTAAAAACTACTTCTGTTGAAAAATTGTTTGCCCTAAAAAAACGCCCGGCTTCAAAACCCGTACCTGTTTTTGTAAAAAATATTGAAATGGCAAAAGAATTTGCATTCATAGATAAAAAGAAAGAGGCTGTGCTGGAGAGGTTGTGGCCGGGACCGTTTACTGTGGTTTTAGACAAAAAGGAAGATATAAGCGATAGATTAAGCGCCGGCACCGGAAAAGTCGGGCTGAGAATGCCTGCTGATAATTTTTGTTTAGAACTTCTCAGGAGATTTGAAGGTCCAATTACCGGATCATCAGCAAACGTTTCGGGGATGAGTTCATATTCTGATATCGACGCGATTCTTAGGCAATTTAAAGAGTATTCTGAGGAGCCCGCCTTTGTTGTTGACGCGGGTGTTCTTGAGGAAAAAGAGCCTTCAACTGTTGTAGACCTTACGGGGGCGCACCCCAGAATACTGCGCATGAACCAGACAACGCTTAAAAAATTAAAAGAGGTTTTTGATAATTTAGATACCAGGTCCTAA
- a CDS encoding polysaccharide deacetylase family protein gives MPKKRILTTVIFLGVTGALFFLFITNKTPVMDDSIPKASHESDVIVAENSDVAEPGNLPARLDPEFPDKIDNPYNPCYSLDVEDEIKEKRKEFLEHTNRAKVENEQLLKKNNLPLEVFRGSEHVQSVALTIDTGVGGAEGIAQLLDIAEHYDIGLIFFVTGCWALENPELLQEIFTRGHGIGNHSLTHLNLARASDIAVEREIGETDRILEEILGFHPALFRKPQYAGGERITKFAAEHAKISVQGYPDLGDTAGWHSASTPEGVLNRVKRGTASGAIWVFHNLSLSDLLAFEDIIRFHLEEGYELVGVEEML, from the coding sequence ATGCCTAAAAAAAGAATTTTAACGACCGTTATTTTTCTCGGTGTTACAGGGGCACTCTTTTTTTTATTTATTACCAACAAAACTCCTGTCATGGATGATAGTATACCCAAAGCATCGCATGAGTCGGATGTGATTGTCGCTGAAAACAGCGATGTTGCGGAGCCGGGTAACTTACCTGCGCGTTTAGATCCTGAATTTCCGGATAAAATAGATAATCCGTACAATCCATGTTATAGCCTGGATGTTGAAGATGAAATAAAAGAGAAAAGAAAAGAATTTTTGGAACACACAAACAGAGCAAAAGTTGAAAACGAACAGTTATTGAAAAAAAACAACCTGCCGCTTGAGGTGTTTCGCGGGAGTGAACATGTTCAATCTGTCGCTTTAACGATAGACACAGGTGTTGGAGGTGCCGAGGGCATAGCGCAGTTGTTGGATATCGCGGAGCATTACGACATAGGATTAATTTTTTTTGTTACGGGATGCTGGGCTCTTGAGAACCCCGAGCTTTTGCAGGAAATATTTACAAGGGGTCATGGCATAGGCAACCACTCTCTAACTCACTTGAATTTGGCAAGGGCTTCAGATATTGCTGTGGAGCGCGAGATTGGAGAAACAGACAGAATATTAGAAGAAATTCTGGGATTTCACCCGGCACTTTTTAGAAAACCACAATATGCCGGAGGAGAAAGAATAACTAAATTTGCAGCTGAACACGCAAAGATAAGTGTGCAGGGATACCCTGATTTGGGGGACACAGCCGGTTGGCACTCAGCATCCACGCCCGAGGGAGTTTTAAACAGAGTTAAAAGAGGTACCGCGTCAGGCGCTATATGGGTTTTTCATAATTTGAGCTTATCAGATCTACTCGCTTTTGAGGATATTATCCGTTTTCATCTGGAAGAAGGATATGAACTGGTTGGTGTAGAGGAAATGTTGTAA
- a CDS encoding bifunctional oligoribonuclease/PAP phosphatase NrnA, which translates to MSQQLKDKFVEAKRIIEDSEHILLAGHMNPDGDSLGSVLGLRQAIEENLGKSTTPYLAGDPLPESLNFLPGCELLRDSISQQPDLIIGFDYGDFARLGIPEDVVEGTKIITFDHHPESAQRGDVKIIETDFSSTTEIVYSFLLSAGWHVSQKTALCLLTGILTDTGFFAHNTSARTLKTAGELLDRGASLHMVHSKTFAGKSSEVLNVWGNLLQKMQKDSKYNFSYTLISFDEFVKYGIVLDDLTGLISIMNNAHETGFSVLAVEYERGKIKGSLRSDKFKDVDVSRIAQKLGGGGHKYAAGFNLECSLEDARNKIYSAVEEVLIKNQDK; encoded by the coding sequence ATGTCTCAGCAATTAAAGGATAAATTTGTTGAAGCTAAGCGCATAATAGAAGACAGCGAGCATATTTTGCTGGCGGGACACATGAATCCTGACGGCGATTCTCTCGGTTCTGTGCTGGGCTTGCGACAGGCAATAGAAGAGAATTTGGGTAAAAGCACAACTCCATATTTAGCAGGAGACCCTTTGCCTGAGTCTTTAAATTTTTTACCTGGCTGTGAACTTTTGAGAGATTCAATATCGCAGCAACCGGATTTGATAATAGGTTTTGATTATGGCGATTTTGCTCGGTTGGGTATTCCTGAAGATGTGGTTGAAGGTACAAAGATTATCACTTTTGACCACCATCCTGAATCCGCGCAAAGAGGAGATGTAAAGATAATTGAAACTGATTTTTCTTCAACAACAGAAATAGTTTACTCCTTTTTACTTTCTGCCGGATGGCACGTGTCTCAGAAGACAGCTTTATGTCTTTTGACAGGAATTTTAACCGATACAGGTTTTTTCGCGCACAACACATCTGCCAGAACACTAAAGACGGCAGGTGAATTGCTGGATAGAGGCGCCTCTTTGCATATGGTACATTCTAAGACATTCGCGGGAAAAAGTTCAGAGGTGTTGAATGTTTGGGGGAATTTATTGCAAAAAATGCAAAAGGATTCCAAATATAATTTCTCTTATACACTTATATCTTTTGACGAATTTGTAAAATATGGTATAGTTTTGGATGATTTGACGGGTCTTATAAGTATTATGAACAATGCCCATGAGACCGGCTTTTCAGTTTTGGCTGTTGAATATGAGCGTGGTAAGATTAAAGGAAGTCTTAGGAGTGATAAATTCAAAGACGTTGATGTGTCACGTATAGCCCAAAAGCTTGGGGGAGGCGGACACAAGTATGCCGCGGGGTTTAATTTGGAGTGTTCATTAGAGGATGCCCGTAATAAAATATACAGCGCGGTAGAGGAGGTGCTTATTAAAAATCAAGACAAATAA
- a CDS encoding gluconeogenesis factor YvcK family protein: MEDLKKKRVVVIGGGTGTSILLRGLKDYPVHLSAIITTADTGGSSGRLREETGMAPPGDARQCFVALNDANHPILSHFNTRFSGGNLKGHTFGNLFLALLWQNYGDFQHAIEEAEKLFGSKHSVIPVTKGATNLVANLKDGQIVAGESSIIQVENLNEKLKNMMLVPHASLNPKAKRAIENADHIVIGPGNLFASLTPPLLVDDMVEAVKRSSAQKIYVANLMNQKKLNSGYTLSRYLEHFEGIFGEDIFNKVVHNKREIGDRVLRKYGVEDDPVIVDSPDARYVEADLVDTKISKQDPNDPLKRTFIRHDSKKLAKAVWGVINNKQ; the protein is encoded by the coding sequence ATGGAAGATTTGAAAAAAAAGAGAGTTGTTGTTATTGGAGGGGGGACAGGAACCTCAATACTTTTACGCGGATTGAAGGATTACCCTGTGCACTTAAGCGCCATTATTACAACAGCTGACACGGGAGGTTCTTCAGGCAGATTGCGCGAAGAGACAGGAATGGCGCCTCCAGGAGATGCCAGGCAGTGTTTTGTGGCGTTAAATGATGCCAATCATCCCATACTTTCTCATTTTAATACTCGTTTTTCCGGGGGGAATCTAAAAGGACACACCTTCGGCAATCTTTTTTTGGCTCTCCTTTGGCAAAACTATGGAGATTTTCAACACGCCATAGAGGAAGCCGAAAAACTATTTGGCTCTAAACACTCTGTAATACCTGTGACAAAAGGGGCAACAAATCTTGTAGCAAATTTAAAAGATGGGCAGATAGTAGCGGGTGAATCCAGTATAATACAGGTAGAAAATCTCAACGAAAAACTTAAAAACATGATGCTTGTTCCGCACGCATCTTTAAACCCTAAAGCAAAAAGAGCTATTGAAAATGCCGACCACATAGTAATTGGTCCGGGAAATCTTTTTGCCAGCCTTACACCACCCCTTCTTGTTGATGACATGGTGGAAGCTGTAAAGAGAAGCTCTGCTCAAAAAATATACGTAGCAAATCTGATGAACCAGAAAAAACTTAATTCCGGCTACACGCTTTCCCGCTATCTGGAGCATTTTGAAGGCATTTTTGGAGAGGACATATTTAACAAAGTCGTTCACAACAAGCGGGAGATAGGAGACAGGGTTTTGCGCAAATACGGAGTGGAGGACGACCCTGTAATTGTTGATTCTCCGGATGCCCGATACGTTGAAGCGGATCTCGTTGATACAAAAATATCAAAACAGGATCCAAACGACCCTTTAAAAAGAACATTTATTCGCCATGATTCCAAAAAGCTCGCGAAAGCGGTGTGGGGAGTTATTAACAATAAACAATGA